DNA sequence from the Puniceicoccaceae bacterium genome:
GAATCAACCGAATCCACTTATCTTCGTACACCTCCAATCTCAAGAACTCCAATCTCACTAAATCCCATTGATTCTCATATTTCTCACAATAAACAACGTAATCTCCTTTTCGAAAACTTCCCGAAATTCGCGAACTGAAATGATCATAAGTATCAGACCATTTTTTGTTTAGAACACTTTCATAGAATTGCCCAATCCTCAATCCCGCATCCGGAGATAGTGAATGGAACATTCCAAGATTTTCGAAAATTGAGTCTGAGTTGAATTCAATTCCTTCGACCTTGGAATAATCATTCTCAACTTCCGAACAAGAACATAAAAGAACCAGAAATACGATATATTTTTTCACAATTGTTTGAACATCAACCAATTAATCTCCCGAGACAGCCTCTATACTAGTCATGAAGGAGGGCGATCTTTTATCCTCAAAACCACGCTTTTTGCCACTAAATTCCCCTTAAGTCAGTGCCATTCCCGTTTGACCCCTTCGGATTTGTCAAGCAAACTCATTTTGTGAATTTTTGTGCCCCGTCATTCTCTCAGTCGAAGGAAGGATATCCATATTTGAAAATAACATAAATCTTCTCCAACGCATCACAATTCATGTCGTTGTATTTTTCTATCAAATACGAATCACTATCATTCACCCAAATCCCCCATTTGTATTCAGTCAATTGGGGCTTAAGAAGATCGATCATTTCCAACAAATCATTCAGTTTTTTGCACTTCTGAGATTGAGTTCCTGCGTCCAAATAGGCATCGTCATATATTCCAGAAATAGCCATCCATAACAAAAACCCCACATCTTCATCAAGACCACTAACATTAACTTGATAGTTCTCCACTAAAAACTCAATCAAATCCAGACGAACTGAGAATATTGCATTTTCAAAAGCAACCATAGGGTCACCTCCATACTCCAGTAGAAGTATAGCGCAATCGATTCTTCCGAAAGCTACCGCTTTGCCAATTGGCGTTCCAAAATGTGTTTCAAAGTTCGGATCAGCTCCGTTTTCCAACAAATACTCAACCAAATCAATATCCCCCAGACCAGCTGCATGGAAAAGAACCGTCATGCTATT
Encoded proteins:
- a CDS encoding ankyrin repeat domain-containing protein is translated as MKVFAFISVFFSILVSCTHESVRRSSRFDPVIYSSERVKLIADIVESGYNIDEPGWNSMTVLFHAAGLGDIDLVEYLLENGADPNFETHFGTPIGKAVAFGRIDCAILLLEYGGDPMVAFENAIFSVRLDLIEFLVENYQVNVSGLDEDVGFLLWMAISGIYDDAYLDAGTQSQKCKKLNDLLEMIDLLKPQLTEYKWGIWVNDSDSYLIEKYNDMNCDALEKIYVIFKYGYPSFD